From a single Sphingobium lignivorans genomic region:
- a CDS encoding sulfite exporter TauE/SafE family protein codes for MDIYLPIANLSVNAVVIIGLGGLVGLLSGMFGVGGGFLTTPLLIFYGIPPTVAAASAATQVMGASVSSVMSHLGRKTVDLPMGGVMVVGGIIGAAIGTVIFRILDRLGQIDTVIGLLYVVMLGSIGLLMAREAIHALVMARRGERPEARKRRHHPLVAALPLRWRFYASGLYISPFAPLLLGVFSGIMTMLMGIGGGFILVPAMIYILGMSTQLVIGTSLFQILFVTMATTIAHAMTTHAVDLVLAFLLLIGSVIGAQVGGRISMKAPPEYLRVALALIVLVVAIRMALGLGWRPDEIYTVTVQ; via the coding sequence ATGGACATTTATCTGCCGATCGCGAACCTGTCCGTGAATGCGGTGGTCATCATCGGGCTGGGCGGCCTGGTGGGCCTGCTTTCCGGCATGTTCGGTGTGGGGGGCGGCTTCCTGACGACGCCGCTGCTCATCTTCTACGGCATTCCGCCGACGGTCGCGGCCGCCTCGGCAGCGACTCAGGTGATGGGCGCGAGCGTCTCCAGCGTGATGAGCCATCTCGGCCGCAAGACCGTCGACCTGCCGATGGGCGGCGTCATGGTCGTCGGCGGCATCATCGGCGCGGCAATCGGCACCGTCATCTTCCGTATCCTCGACCGGCTGGGCCAGATCGATACGGTCATCGGCCTGCTCTATGTGGTGATGCTCGGCTCGATCGGCTTGCTGATGGCGCGCGAGGCCATTCACGCACTGGTGATGGCGCGGCGCGGCGAGCGTCCGGAAGCGCGCAAGCGGCGGCATCATCCGCTGGTGGCCGCGCTGCCGCTGCGCTGGCGCTTCTATGCCTCGGGCCTTTACATCTCGCCCTTCGCGCCGCTGCTGCTCGGCGTCTTCTCCGGCATCATGACCATGCTGATGGGCATTGGCGGCGGCTTCATCCTCGTGCCCGCGATGATCTACATCCTCGGCATGTCGACCCAGCTCGTGATCGGCACATCGCTGTTCCAGATCCTGTTCGTGACCATGGCGACGACCATCGCCCATGCCATGACGACCCATGCCGTGGACCTCGTCCTCGCTTTCCTGCTGCTCATCGGCAGCGTGATCGGCGCTCAGGTCGGCGGGCGCATCTCCATGAAGGCGCCGCCCGAATATCTGCGCGTAGCACTGGCGCTGATCGTCCTCGTCGTCGCCATCCGCATGGCGCTCGGCCTCGGCTGGCGGCCGGACGAAATCTATACGGTGACCGTGCAGTGA